Proteins found in one Venturia canescens isolate UGA chromosome 8, ASM1945775v1, whole genome shotgun sequence genomic segment:
- the LOC122414742 gene encoding odorant receptor 67c-like isoform X1 — protein MDRIENEINNEIKEKVQNKNYDRNIEQTFQYTRLFARILGIWPTTSIKQSKYISRLHVLLCFSMIAFTFVPITLYMIFREKNPATRLVLMGPVGSTFGAILKYAIILLRANTIKMCVNQIKNDWMIVESADEHNIMTNNANTGRKIAAVCALFLYTAGFSFFFIVPILKGTKINEFNETIRPLAYPGYDIFIDVQRTPTYEIIFFLICLSVYVRYTVTIAIVSLAAVFVAHACGQIEIVILRLAKLFDGIDECYLNKDELRKRMSNVIKCHVNGFRFSARIDESFREACLVEIMASTLTICLLEYSCMWTFFNKDTASLITYVLLLISYVFNVFIFCYIGQLLQTKYEMVGKAAYMIEWFKLPDKLGLALVMIMAITGSPRKLTAGRMLDLSIRNFGAIIRTSVTYLNMLRATTT, from the exons ATGGATaggattgagaacgaaatcaACAATGAAATTAAGGAAAAAGTCCAGAACAAGAACTATGATCGTAACATTGAACAAACGTTTCAATACACTCGTCTCTTTGCCAGAATTTTGGGTATTTGGCCGACTACCTCAATAAAACAGTCAAAATATATCTCTCGTTTACACGTTCTACTTTGCTTCTCAATGATCGCTTTTACATTCGTACCGATCACTTTGTATATGatttttcgggaaaaaaatcccgcTACTCGGCTAGTTCTGATGGGTCCCGTAGGGAGTACATTCGGGGCCATACTCAAATATGCCATTATTCTATTACGGGCgaatacaataaaaatgtgtgttaatcaaataaaaaatgattggatGATTGTTGAAAGTGCCGATGAGCATAACATTATGACAAACAACGCGAATACCGGTCGTAAAATCGCCGCCGTTTGCGCTTTGTTTTTATACaccgctggcttttctttcttctttataGTACCCATTCTCAAGGGTACAAAAATCAACGAGTTCAATGAAACGATAAGACCTCTCGCTTATCCCGGTTACGACATTTTCATCGACGTTCAACGTACTCCGACCTACGagatcatattttttctcatttgtcTCTCGGTATACGTTAGATATACCGTCACCATAGCAATCGTTAGTTTAGCCGCGGTCTTTGTCGCTCACGCTTGTGGTCAGATTGAGATTGTAATACTAAGGTTGGCTAAACTTTTCGACGGAATTGATGAATGTTATTTAAACAAAGATGAACTGCGCAAAAGAATGTCGAACGTCATAAAGTGTCACGTCAACGGTTTTCG ATTTTCAGCGAGAATCGACGAGAGTTTCAGAGAAGCATGTCTAGTCGAGATAATGGCATCGACACTGACCATATGTTTGCTTGAATATTCTTGCATGTGG actttctTTAACAAGGATACCGCGAGTCTCATCACTTACGTCTTATTACTCATATCTTACGTATTTAATGTATTCATATTCTGCTACATCGGTCAATTACTTCAGACCAAG TATGAAATGGTCGGAAAAGCCGCGTACATGATCGAATGGTTCAAATTACCGGACAAATTAGGACTGGCACTGGTCATGATTATGGCTATTACGGGCTCCCCTCGCAAATTAACGGCTGGGCGAATGCTAGATTTGTCGATACGTAACTTTGGGGCC ATAATTAGAACATCCGTTACGTACTTGAACATGCTACGAGCTACGACAACTTGA
- the LOC122414742 gene encoding odorant receptor 63a-like isoform X2 → MSNVIKCHVNGFRFSARIDESFREACLVEIMASTLTICLLEYSCMWTFFNKDTASLITYVLLLISYVFNVFIFCYIGQLLQTKYEMVGKAAYMIEWFKLPDKLGLALVMIMAITGSPRKLTAGRMLDLSIRNFGAIIRTSVTYLNMLRATTT, encoded by the exons ATGTCGAACGTCATAAAGTGTCACGTCAACGGTTTCCG ATTTTCAGCGAGAATCGACGAGAGTTTCAGAGAAGCATGTCTAGTCGAGATAATGGCATCGACACTGACCATATGTTTGCTTGAATATTCTTGCATGTGG actttctTTAACAAGGATACCGCGAGTCTCATCACTTACGTCTTATTACTCATATCTTACGTATTTAATGTATTCATATTCTGCTACATCGGTCAATTACTTCAGACCAAG TATGAAATGGTCGGAAAAGCCGCGTACATGATCGAATGGTTCAAATTACCGGACAAATTAGGACTGGCACTGGTCATGATTATGGCTATTACGGGCTCCCCTCGCAAATTAACGGCTGGGCGAATGCTAGATTTGTCGATACGTAACTTTGGGGCC ATAATTAGAACATCCGTTACGTACTTGAACATGCTACGAGCTACGACAACTTGA
- the LOC122414746 gene encoding odorant receptor 4-like: MEHLERDWMSIKSEKDREIMVRNVNVGRQLTMICALFMYTGGLSYHTVMPWWQGNEINEFNETIRPLVYPGYDMFVDSQKSPVYEIIFYTHCFASFVMYTITTTACNLAATFVAHACAQIQIIMSRLETLYENIDEADKLPEHRLGLVIESHVRVLRFTSMIEMLLREICLVEVVASSIIICLLEYYCLTEWNNSDSVAIITYFVLLLSFNFNIFIFCHIGELLKEQCGRIGNAAFTIEWYRLPGKTGVALVLIIAMANFPRNLTAGGMMELSISSFGAIIKSSAVYFNMLRTMAN; this comes from the exons ATGGAACACCTCGAGCGCGATTGGATGTCGATAAAGAGCGAGAAGGATAGGGAAATAATGGTCCGCAACGTAAATGTTGGGCGCCAGCTTACTATGATTTGTGCACTTTTCATGTATACCGGTGGCCTATCGTATCATACGGTGATGCCATGGTGGCAGGGTAATGAAATCAACGAATTTAACGAAACGATAAGACCTCTCGTTTATCCCGGTTACGATATGTtcgtcgattcacaaaaaagccCCGTTTACGAAATAATCTTTTACACTCATTGCTTCGCTTCCTTCGTTATGTATACCATCACCACGACTGCTTGTAATTTGGCAGCGACTTTCGTTGCTCACGCGTGtgctcaaattcaaataatcatGTCGCGCCTCGAGACCCTTTACGAAAACATTGACGAAGCGGACAAACTTCCGGAACATCGACTCGGCCTCGTTATCGAATCTCACGTTCGAGTACTCAG attcacTTCGATGATCGAGATGTTGCTTCGTGAAATATGTCTCGTCGAAGTCGTAGCATCGAGCATTATAATTTGCCTGTTGGAATATTATTGTCTTACG gAATGGAATAACAGCGACTCCGTTGCAATTATAACATACTTCGTACTACTATTGTCATTCAATTTtaatatattcatattttgtCATATCGGTGAATTACTCAAGGAACAG TGCGGTCGAATTGGTAACGCTGCATTCACGATCGAGTGGTATCGTTTGCCTGGCAAAACCGGTGTCGCTCTCGTCTTGATAATCGCCATGGCTAATTTTCCGCGTAATTTGACGGCTGGAGGAATGATGGAACTATCTATCAGCAGTTTCGGGGCT ataATTAAAAGTTCAGCGGTCTATTTTAACATGCTACGAACGATGGCTAAttga
- the LOC122414738 gene encoding odorant receptor 4-like gives MSSDFTRLGITNKNERTRNKYYKTDVARTLQHTRWLLEILGVWPLVKKNPTTWEIGRSKCLISLCSILMAFIMIPCTLHMILMEKNPLVKLMLFGPIGFCLTNILKYCSIIYRRDIIENCINHVEFDLMRIDNQHDREIMERNVNVGRNLTVLCAVFMYTGGLSYHTIMPLWRGNEINEFNKTIRPLVYPGYDIFFDSQTSPNYEFIFYTNCISACVTYTITTAACNLAAVFVAHTCGQIEIMMSRLRTLFDGTDDIRNTDILHHRLGFVIHSHTRVLRFTSIIETLLREICLVEVVASTLIICLLEYYCLTEWENSETIAIITYLVLLLSLSFNIYIFCHIGELLKEQCQKIGKAAYMMNWYRLPSKSGRALVMVLAISNYPRKLTAGRMMELSVRSFGTIIKTSVIYLNMLRAMAD, from the exons ATGAGCTCCGATTTCACTCGGTTAGGAATTACGAACAAGAACGAAAGGACACGGAATAAATATTACAAAACGGACGTAGCTCGTACGTTACAGCATACCCGATGGTTACTCGAGATCCTCGGCGTATGGCCGCTggtcaaaaaaaatccaacaacGTGGGAAATTGGTCGTTCCAAGTGTTTAATATCATTGTGCTCGATCCTAATGGCATTTATAATGATACCGTGCACTTTACACATGATTTTAATGGAGAAAAATCCATTGGTGAAACTCATGCTTTTCGGCCCTATTGGTTTTTGCTTGACCAACATACTCAAGTATTGTTCTATTATATATCGTCGggatattattgaaaattgtataaatcACGTTGAATTCGACTTGATGCGAATCGACAATCAACACGATAGAGAAATAATGGAGCGCAATGTTAACGTTGGACGGAATCTGACCGTTCTTTGCGCTGTTTTCATGTATACCGGTGGCTTATCGTATCACACAATAATGCCATTATGGCGTGgcaatgaaataaatgaattcaaCAAAACCATCCGACCCCTCGTTTACCCCGGCTACgatattttcttcgattctcAGACGAGCCCCAATtacgaattcattttttacaccAATTGCATTTCCGCATGTGTCACGTATACCATCACCACGGCGGCATGTAACTTAGCAGCCGTTTTCGTAGCTCATACTTGCGgtcaaattgaaataatgatgtCGCGTCTCCGTACACTTTTCGACGGTACCGATGATATAAGGAATACCGATATTCTACACCATCGTCTCGGCTTCGTCATTCACTCTCATACCAGAGTGCTTAG ATTTACGTCAATTATTGAAACGTTGCTACGTGAAATATGTCTCGTCGAAGTTGTCGCATCGACCCTGATCATTTGCTTACTGGAGTACTACTGTTTGAcg GAATGGGAAAATAGTGAAACTATTGCAATAATAACTTATCTCGTATTACTCCTGTCATTGAGCTtcaacatatatatattttgtcacaTTGGCGAACTGCTAAAAGAACAG TGTCAAAAAATTGGCAAAGCAGCATATATGATGAATTGGTACAGGTTACCAAGCAAATCCGGCCGAGCCCTGGTAATGGTATTAGCCATTTCGAACTATCCCCGCAAACTGACAGCCGGTCGGATGATGGAATTGTCGGTGAGAAGTTTTGGGACT ATAATCAAAACTTCCGTGATTTATCTTAATATGCTACGAGCAATGGCCGATTAA
- the LOC122414739 gene encoding odorant receptor 67c-like → MGIIMLDRNEAASIENDIPNKNYSTDVARTLQCTRWLLKSLGVWSMVKKDPKRWEIYSSKFLWVLYSGFICFVLIPCTANIIFKEKDPVERAILFGPIGFCITNLLKYYSMIFHSELIKSCIEYIEADWMEIVSENDRKIMMRSVNLGIDVTVVCGAFMYGGGIMYNVVLPLSQGAYTNEFNETLRPLVYPGYDLFVDSQKSPTYNIIFYTNCISAWVTYTITTAACNLAAVFVAHTSGRIDIMVSRLDTLFDDVNETSNTVQSRLGFIVKSHVRILRLTAMIETVLREICLVEVAASIIVVCLIEFYCVQKWNDGETLGIITYVALLISMSFNMYIFCQFGETLKQQCSQIGKAAYMIDWYRLPGKTGLTLVMIISMANCPRQLTAGNIMELSVSNFGAIIKTSFAYLNMLRTKSY, encoded by the exons ATGGGAATCATAATGTTGGATAGAAATGAGGCAGCCTCGATCGAGAACGATATaccgaataaaaattattcgacCGACGTAGCTCGTACTTTGCAATGTACCCGATGGTTGCTAAAAAGTCTCGGTGTATGGTCaatggtgaaaaaagatcCAAAACGATGGGAAATATATAGCTCCAAATTTCTATGGGTTTTGTATTCGGGCTTTATATGTTTTGTTTTGATACCATGTACAGCAAATATAATATTCAAGGAAAAAGATCCGGTTGAAAGAGCTATATTGTTCGGTCCTATTGGCTTTTGTATAACGAATTTACTCAAATATTATTCAATGATATTTCATAGTGAACTCATCAAAAGTTGTATCGAATATATTGAGGCCGATTGGATGGAAATAGTGAGTGAAAACGATCGTAAGATAATGATGCGAAGTGTGAATTTAGGAATAGACGTAACCGTTGTTTGTGGTGCCTTCATGTACGGTGGTGGGATTATGTACAACGTCGTGTTACCACTCTCACAAGGCGCATACACAAACGAATTTAACGAAACCCTCAGACCCCTCGTTTATCCTGGCTACGATTTATTCGttgattcacaaaaaagtccTACatacaacattattttttataccaATTGCATTTCTGCCTGGGTAACGTATACCATTACAACTGCGGCGTGTAATTTGGCAGCGGTTTTCGTGGCTCATACCAGCGGTCGAATTGATATTATGGTGTCTCGGCTTGATACACTTTTCGACGATGTCAACGAAACGAGCAATACTGTGCAAAGTCGTCTTGGTTTCATTGTTAAATCTCACGTCAGAATACTCAG ATTAACCGCGATGATCGAAACGGTGCTTCGTGAAATTTGTCTCGTCGAAGTCGCTGCATCAATTATCGTTGTTTGCTTGATCGAATTCTACTGTGTACAG AAATGGAACGATGGCGAGACTCTCGGTATTATAACTTACGTCGCTCTACTCATATCGATGAGTTtcaatatgtatatattttgcCAATTCGGAGAAACACTCAAGCAACAG TGCTCACAAATTGGCAAGGCAGCGTACATGATAGACTGGTATCGATTGCCAGGGAAAACTGGTTTGACTCTGGTCATGATTATATCTATGGCAAACTGTCCGCGTCAATTAACAGCCGGGAACATTATGGAGTTGTCAGTGAGCAATTTTGGAgct ataataaaaacttcattCGCTTACCTGAACATGTTACGAACAAAGTCTTATTGA